A stretch of the Deinococcus sp. KSM4-11 genome encodes the following:
- a CDS encoding molybdopterin oxidoreductase family protein: MTVLPTRDVLLTCPLDCPDACRLKVTVGRDDDGPERMLKVTGDPAHPVTRGFACVKTVHYPARANHPERPLYPLRRVNAKTDAEPVWERVTWEAALDDIAARLRTLLDTRGPSSILRYTYAGTMGLMEGHHAHALFRALGTPELDETICASAGTAAWQLGYGTRYGVDPEDVAHAKLIVLWGINSLSTNSHLTPHLTAARKAGARIICVDPYRNRTAAFADEHLKIVPGTDAALALGVMHELFAHGWTDESYIAEATSGIEELRATVAEWTPERTAEITGLDVEAVRAFARAIGTTRPTYIRVGYGMTRHETGGTNLRAVTLIPALTGDWRHRGGGCALSSSGAFKLNRTRLGAQHLLPEGVAHVNMNELASALRPEGSFGAAFLYNCNPAVVAPDSRRVRAGLQREDLLVVVLEQAMTDTARLADYVLPATTFAEHADMYTSYGHHYLGYNAQALDAPGETRPNSWVFQQLARRLEITEPSVYWTVDELMAELLNTDHPHLNGITPERLKAEGSVKLNLPDVFLPYAHGAETSSGTVQLSPAPTYRPPAAALTAEYPLRLLTPPAHHFLNSTYGNLGNLNRAEGGEPHVMIHPADAGAYGLEDGAYATLSSEVGQAQRRVKVTDAVQPGVAVLEGTWWGLSAPDGESINAITTQTLTDLGGGSTFHNTRIRVERA; the protein is encoded by the coding sequence ATGACGGTCTTACCGACGCGTGACGTGCTGCTGACCTGCCCGCTGGACTGCCCGGACGCCTGCCGCCTGAAGGTCACCGTGGGCCGCGACGATGACGGCCCGGAGCGGATGCTGAAGGTCACGGGCGACCCGGCGCACCCGGTCACCAGGGGCTTCGCGTGCGTGAAGACCGTGCACTACCCGGCCCGCGCGAACCACCCGGAGCGGCCCCTGTACCCCCTGCGGCGAGTGAACGCCAAGACGGACGCCGAGCCCGTGTGGGAGCGCGTGACCTGGGAGGCCGCGCTGGACGACATCGCCGCCCGGCTGCGCACCCTGCTGGACACGCGCGGCCCCTCCAGCATCCTGCGGTACACCTACGCGGGCACCATGGGCCTGATGGAAGGGCACCACGCGCACGCCCTGTTCCGCGCGCTGGGCACGCCGGAACTCGACGAGACGATCTGCGCGTCCGCCGGCACGGCCGCGTGGCAGCTCGGCTACGGCACCCGCTACGGCGTCGATCCGGAAGACGTGGCGCACGCGAAACTGATCGTGCTGTGGGGCATCAATTCCCTGAGTACCAACAGCCACCTGACACCGCACCTGACCGCCGCCCGCAAGGCCGGGGCGCGCATCATCTGCGTCGATCCGTACCGCAACCGCACGGCCGCCTTCGCGGACGAGCATCTCAAGATCGTGCCCGGCACGGACGCCGCCCTGGCCCTGGGCGTCATGCACGAGCTGTTCGCCCACGGCTGGACGGACGAGTCCTACATCGCGGAGGCCACCAGCGGCATCGAGGAACTCCGCGCCACCGTGGCCGAGTGGACGCCGGAACGCACCGCCGAAATCACGGGGCTGGACGTGGAGGCCGTGCGTGCCTTTGCCCGCGCCATCGGCACCACGCGGCCCACGTACATCCGCGTGGGCTACGGCATGACCCGGCACGAGACGGGCGGCACGAACCTCCGCGCCGTCACGCTGATCCCCGCCCTGACGGGCGACTGGCGGCATCGGGGCGGCGGCTGCGCCCTCAGCAGCAGCGGGGCCTTCAAACTGAACCGCACGCGGCTGGGGGCGCAGCACCTGCTTCCTGAAGGCGTCGCGCACGTGAACATGAACGAACTCGCGTCCGCCCTGCGCCCCGAAGGCAGCTTCGGCGCGGCGTTCCTGTACAACTGCAACCCCGCCGTGGTCGCGCCGGACAGCCGCCGCGTGCGCGCTGGCCTACAGCGCGAGGACCTGCTGGTGGTCGTGCTCGAACAGGCCATGACCGACACGGCGCGGCTGGCTGACTACGTGCTGCCCGCCACCACCTTCGCCGAGCACGCCGACATGTACACCAGCTACGGACACCATTACCTGGGGTACAACGCCCAGGCCCTCGACGCGCCCGGCGAGACCCGCCCGAACTCCTGGGTCTTCCAGCAACTCGCGCGCCGACTGGAGATTACCGAGCCCAGCGTGTACTGGACCGTCGACGAGCTGATGGCCGAGCTGCTGAATACCGATCACCCGCACCTGAACGGCATCACGCCCGAACGCCTGAAGGCCGAGGGCAGCGTGAAATTGAACCTCCCCGACGTCTTCCTGCCGTACGCCCACGGCGCGGAAACTTCCAGCGGCACGGTTCAGCTCTCGCCCGCTCCCACGTACCGCCCACCTGCCGCCGCCCTGACCGCCGAGTACCCGCTGCGGCTCCTCACGCCGCCCGCTCACCACTTCCTGAACTCCACCTACGGCAACCTGGGCAACCTGAACCGCGCCGAGGGGGGCGAGCCACACGTGATGATCCACCCCGCCGACGCCGGGGCCTACGGGCTGGAAGACGGCGCCTACGCCACCCTGAGCAGCGAGGTCGGGCAGGCCCAGCGCCGCGTAAAGGTCACGGACGCCGTGCAACCCGGCGTGGCCGTGCTGGAAGGAACGTGGTGGGGCCTGAGCGCCCCCGACGGCGAGAGCATCAACGCCATCACCACGCAGACGCTCACGGATCTGGGTGGGGGGAGCACGTTCCATAACACACGGATACGGGTAGAGCGGGCATAG
- a CDS encoding oxidoreductase — MPIKRWTDLRPAQKAGLVTAALAQLGLFATAWIDLNSRRPEAVNGSKTAWRVGLFVNTLGPLAYLLRGRKANPWTEADVPGQRGKVVIVTGANSGLGLETSRVLALRGATVIMACRSVPRAQKAADQIRALNPQGEVVPMTLDLGDLESVRAFAGRVRAEYDHLDVLVNNAGIMVPPLGRTVQGFETQFGVNHLGHFALTAQLMPLLERTPGARVVTVSSIAHRFGKMEFGDLNWHARRYAPMPAYGQSKLANLLFTYELQRRLNAAGKDVLAVAAHPGWASTGLQGEGRGAQLFNQWFAQSAAMGALPTLYAATSPDTMRGAFYGPSGLLELGGTPERVTSVDRSHDRQDAARLWAVSEELTGVDFEV; from the coding sequence ATGCCGATCAAGAGATGGACTGACCTCAGGCCCGCCCAGAAAGCCGGGCTCGTGACCGCCGCACTCGCGCAACTCGGGCTGTTCGCCACGGCCTGGATCGACCTGAACAGCCGCCGCCCAGAGGCCGTGAACGGCAGCAAAACGGCGTGGCGCGTGGGCCTGTTCGTGAATACCCTGGGGCCGCTCGCCTACCTCCTGCGGGGCCGCAAGGCCAACCCCTGGACGGAAGCCGACGTACCGGGCCAGCGTGGCAAGGTCGTGATCGTGACCGGCGCGAACAGTGGCCTGGGGCTGGAAACCTCGCGCGTGCTGGCCCTGCGCGGCGCGACCGTGATCATGGCCTGCCGCAGCGTACCGAGGGCACAGAAGGCCGCCGATCAGATCCGCGCACTGAACCCGCAGGGTGAGGTGGTGCCGATGACCCTCGACCTGGGCGACCTGGAGTCGGTGCGGGCCTTCGCAGGGCGCGTCAGGGCAGAGTACGACCACCTGGACGTGCTGGTGAACAACGCAGGAATCATGGTGCCGCCGCTGGGCCGCACCGTGCAGGGCTTCGAGACGCAGTTCGGCGTCAACCACCTGGGCCACTTCGCCCTGACCGCGCAGCTGATGCCGCTGCTGGAACGCACCCCCGGCGCCCGGGTCGTGACCGTGAGCAGCATCGCGCACCGGTTCGGGAAAATGGAGTTCGGCGACCTGAACTGGCACGCCCGGCGGTACGCGCCCATGCCCGCCTACGGGCAGAGCAAACTCGCGAACCTGCTGTTCACGTACGAACTGCAACGCCGCCTGAATGCCGCCGGGAAGGACGTGCTGGCAGTCGCCGCGCACCCCGGCTGGGCCTCCACCGGCCTCCAGGGCGAGGGACGTGGCGCGCAGCTCTTCAACCAGTGGTTCGCGCAGTCCGCCGCGATGGGCGCGCTGCCCACGCTGTACGCCGCGACCTCGCCGGACACCATGCGCGGCGCGTTCTACGGCCCGTCCGGCCTGCTGGAACTCGGCGGCACTCCCGAACGCGTGACCTCGGTCGACCGCTCGCACGACCGGCAGGACGCCGCGCGGCTGTGGGCCGTGTCCGAGGAACTGACCGGCGTGGACTTCGAGGTGTGA